The genomic stretch ATTCTAGAAGATTACCAACGATCCCTTCAGAGAATGTTGAACAAGATCTCTTCCTTCAGTGTCATGTATGCTCTCTCTCACCTTAGAGACAAATAGATcaaatagaattaaaaaaattcagtttagctctgagaagaaaatatatttgaTAGATGAAAAGAACCACACACAAAAGGAGTGCAGGAAAAATTTATAATGCTAAAATCAAATGTAAAACGGAAACACATTTGTGCATGCTTAGTGACactgaaaaggaaaaatggatttaaaaaaaaaggggggggggggtaatggAACCCATTCTTTGGCGTGTGCTTTTGATTTCCTCTCCCAATCTTTGTTGTGTGCATTCAACGGAAATAATGATCCAATCTAGTCACTTTTTGCTTCAGAAAATGTGTTTAAGTGCATCATCCAAACTGTATTTACTGCATTTACAATTTCCCACATGTGAAACTATACCCTTGATCCACTGCATTAGCATAAAAGCACAACACTCAAAATCATTCAGTTGTGGGATATAGACAGTGACCTTATCTCTGTAAACACAGGATCCACTATGGAACATGACTGGTTGCCTCTCGTAGTTGATACCAAACTGTTGTAGAAGCAGTATGTTTTTCTCTGGTGTTTGAATCTCCTGCACAATCATGATAAAGGAAGTTAACAAGGAAAGACACCAGGACTGGTTATTGGCAACTTTTGTATTTTCAAACCATGTAACACTGTGCAGACATAAAGAAACTGAATGTATGACAGAGCATGACCTCAATAGAATTAATAGGTAGAACTATGCGGATTTTAAGCTTAAATCTTTTAAAATAGCTAAATTGGAGTCCAGGAAGTTTAAAGCATGGTTAACATAGTCAGAACTGAACCAGAACTTAGCTAATAGGTTTTCAAGTGAATTTGTTGAAATCCAAAGTCAGCCCAGTTTTGAAAATGATCATTATCAGCAGTGGCCTCAGAAGTTTTTCAAAGAAGATTGCTTCTGCAATTTTCTTAAGTAATTGCTAATAAATTATAAGAACTGTCACTGAGAAATGGTTTTAGCCTAAAACATCCAGCACCCATCTCTTCGTTTTCATGTGAAGCATTTGTAGCCTGCTAAGAATATGGACACATTTATTGCATGGACGATCCAGTCATGGCCTTCCGAATGTTGGACATCAAGTTAAGATCTACCCAAATGAAAAGACAtctattagagagagagagagagagagagagagagagagagaaggaaacacCAAGATCCAAAGGAGATGAGCAAGAAACACCCAACATGGGGGGGGCTAGCGAGTGAGAGAGGGGTGAAACCCAAAAGCTTATAGATAAAACAGAGAAGGTAGGAAACTGTGACAATATAAGAGCTTAGTGAACTAGAAAAccagagatgaagaagaagatgaggtgaagaggaagagagagggagaaaaatgtTTGTGTGCGATGGATTCAAAATACCCTTTGTCGAAATTACAATGGAAATAAATAACGTATCTAGCATAAAGCCTAAAGTATAAAGACAAATAAGCGCTCCACAATGCATACTTCAACAGAAACCAATGTAAGCATTCTCCCCAACTTGAACGAGAACGGTCACCTGGAAAGAAAATcttatagaaataaaattatcTGACTAGAGTTGTCATAGTGAGTAGGAGAGCCAAAGCGTTGGAGGGCTGGCTAGTTGACAAGGCGTATGAGTAGACATCGCCTGGGCACCCTAGGCATACATTATTTGACTAtatgtaataaaaaaatgatataattatgcttatacGCAGCTTTGcagccatatcaatgcaatatgatatagtTATGCTAGTAATGACCCATATGAGAAAAGcaacatataataaataaattttacatatctcaaagaacatataaaatttACGATttcaaaatgaaacaaataaaaaagttGCCTAGATATATAATTTTGGAATCCCACTAAAGCTTCATATGAGAAAGAAAGCTTGAAAATTATAGATACCATGAGATGAGAAAAGACCGCTTAAGACCGCTTCACCGAGTATTTAAAAAGAGATGCTCGGCTCTCTTAACTGTAATATTTTAGTGAAGCATATACCTCACTCGGTATAgtgatgaaaaagaaaatcctataataaaatagaatatGTTACTTTAAAGCAACAATGCTAgtaaattcaaattaaaaattatttacattATTATTGGAAGATTGCAATTACCATTAAACCCCAATTTTGATTACCTTTCCTTTTCCACCAATGTCATGAGTGAACCACTTATTTGTTGCAAGGATAGACATTCAAGCTGTGTgacaaagatatatatatatatatatatagagagagagagagagagagaggatgaaaaCATACTTCCATTAATAGTCATTGTTTATAAAATATGGAGAGAGTATAAAAACATTCTTCTATTATTAGTCAAAGATTGTGATTTCTATaaaacaccaattctaaatccTTGTCCCACCAATGTTGCAGTTCACTGCATATTTGTCACAAAGACATACATTCAAcatagcagagagagagagagagagagagagagagtgaaacaAAACTATAATAATTTAAGGGAACCTGCAAACACAGTAAGAAACTATTCCTGTACAACCACAGTTTCAGCCCGTTGTTACAGGTGTGTCTGAAAGAGGCAATGCAAGTgatagtttgaaaattttcttaccaTAAAACCAACTTGTTTACTCCTATAAGTTTGATCTCTCAATATTCTAATATATAATTTCCTACATaaacaattcatcattttcaAACCATCTGATTCTACAGAATTCAACCCTGTAAATGTGTTCTCTTCCATAGATACAAGAGTTACCTTCCCCTATCATCCCaataaaaatttattataaattcTGTAAAAATTTATCTTTCAATAAGTCAAAAGGGCAGTGGTAATGATAAAGTGCTTCTCACGAAAGAAAGATGGAACTAGGTGCTTCCTTAAAAGAGAGCGGTTTGCCTTACCTAAGATGAAAGGTAGAACGttctatcagaaaaaaaaaaaaaatgaaaatccaaaaattaGAAAGAATTCAAATAGAGATCGTTTGCGAAGGTGATAACTTGTTGCATTTCAATGGCCATGGTCAAAAGACTTGATATGAACATTAATACATTCATCTAAACATGTATGTGATATTCCTTAATACTTTATAGCTTGCAAATTGAGCAAGCACCTTTTCAGAATGTTACCGATATAATTAAATTACTAAGAGAATAATTGACCACATAACGTAAAACCTAAAGGAAGTGGCAAGGGAAACAAGCATATCATAGATGCATATACCAAAGACACCAGCTTtcggaccaaaaaaaaaaaatgcttgcaTGGATATTTAATACAATAAATGTTTGTTATGCAAAAGATTTGGCAGCCACAGCCCAACCAGTGGAAATTTATTGATTTCGTCACAAGTCAACCACTGACTTAGTGGGCTAgacctctttcctcttactctcatctgCCTCTTTTCATCTccctccttttatttatttactggttattgattatttaattatgtatttctatttcctttttcatagatctatgtagccaaccccattaaggtAGGATGaggctgagttttttgttgttgttgttgttataaagaaataaaaaataaaaataaaagtaaaaataaaaataaaagtattcATCTATTACATCAATGAAAAGTCAAAAAGAAAACATTATCTAAACTCTTGCCACAAGTGGAATCTCCATATTAGGCCATTAGGAGCTAGTCATTGTAATTTTACTCAGCCTTAATCATCTAAAGGGGCATTTCAGAAAGGATGTAATATGAAAGATCATACCAAGTGTAATTTTTAGTtccataaatttattttaaagtcTGATGTCATACCATCTACTAGCAAAGGTCATTCTCAACCGTTGAGGATATAGTTCCAAGCTGGGAGGACCATACCTGTGAAACAAACAAGGCAAATGGTTATAAGATTTTGGGAACACCAAGAAAGAGGATTCCATTTGATTTTAGGCCAAAGAGCTTTTCATCCTTCTTGCATTCTAAGACTCTTTCAACAGAGCAAAACTCCTCCCTTCAATCCTTAATTCTTGGATACACCTCGTAACCGCTCTGCTATCGCTTCTCTCCCTGAAACTGCCTTGAAACCTTCCAGTACCTGTAAAGCTTAATCTAgataaaaaatatgaagacaATGGTTAGGTAAGTGAATaagatataaataaaaatgatagaAGCCACAATCTCCTGCATGTATGTTCTTGCGAACGATTGGAAAAGGTGAAGAAAAAAGAGGACAACTAAAATAATTCCAGTTTAATGTTGTCCAATTGGGTTTCCATTATGGCGATTCACAACCTGAAGAGGTCTTCTCTTTTCCAAAGCTTGAGTAGCAGGATATGACTAGGGCTCTGTGAAGTTTCCATTAACGGATGTTGCTGGATTTCAGAAATCGTGGCTATGACTGGTTCTTCTGTTGATGCTTCTTTAGATTCTGACATTAATATCTCAAGGGCAAAGTAAAACTTGTGACTTCAAAATGAaacaagataaaaataaaaagtacaaTCTGGGTTCTGCACAGTGAAATGAATGATTGAACGGTATCGTATGCAATTTTGGAATTCACCGAAGCTTCATATGAGAAAGAAAGCTTGGGAATTATAGAGACCGCGAGATGGGAAAGATAGCCTGAGATCGCATCACCAAGCATATGAAGTGTTACATTAAGAAGTACATGGCTctcttacaacaacaacaacaacaacaaagccttattccaacttaaaggggtcggctacatggatccaagcaaggacaagggaaagggaaagtaaAATTGAAAGTAGTCTGATTACAATACTAGTAACGAAGTAGAACACAACTATAAGGGTCCTGGTACTTGGATCCTGGCCCACAAATCCACACTATTCAATACCATACTTGGGGTAATGCCTAatctatgcatgtctttcctcaccgcttctcctatggtcatttttggtaTGCCTTTAGCTCTTTTACATCCCTCTATTTGGATCAAATCACTATTTCTTAGTGGTGCATTTGATGGCTtttgttgaacatggccataccattTCAAATGACTTTTCCATAATCTTTCATAGATTGGGGCGACTCCCTAGTCTGGTCTGGTGCTCATGTGCATTTGATGGCTTCTATTGAACATGGAcataccatctcaaatgacTTTTCCATGGTTTTTCATAAATTAGGGCGACTCCCAAGTCTGCTCTAGTGCTCATTCTTGACCTTATCCTTCTTAGTTTTCTTACACATCCATTTTAGCATTCTAATCTCCAATACACACAGCTTATCAATATGTCGTTTCTTAACTGCCTAACATTCCGCTCCATACATAATAGTTGGGCGTACAACTGACTTTTCCCTTTAGTTTGACATGGAAACGTCGGacgcacttctccacttcattcatcccactttaattttaTGTGACACATCGTCCTCTTTATCAcctcccttttttttagatgaataaataattcattaccaagaggaagagTATATACAAAGGAGAGGGGGAGATAGAACAAAAGTAGTGTGGATAAAAAAGTCCCTTGGcggtatctctctcttctcaataGTCGCCATGTCGTTATCCATTGTAATGTGTCTAAATGTACAGATCACACACTTAGGCTTTGTTCTACACTTCTACTTATCTTataacctcttgattccaaggttgatctcttGCACGAGTTAAGCCCTATTTCTATGTCATCAACTTGTACAACATCATCAGCAAATAGCATACCAAGGAACCTCACCTTGAATGTTCTTTGTCAACTCATCCATTAcaagcacaaacaaataagggcttaaagttgatccttgatgaaGCCCAAAGTAATTAGGAACTCACTCCCTTGACAACCCttggttctcacactagtcaccttATCATcgtatatatttttaaatatatctGCATATCTGCTCaacacccttctcttctctagacCATGCCATATTAGCTCTCTAGGAACACTATCATAGGCCTTTTCCAGGTCAATAAATACCATATGTAGGTCCTTTATGGTAGTTCAATAGGTTCCCATAAGTATCCTGAGGAGATAAATAGCTTCCATAGTAGATTTCCCAGGCATAAAATTGGTTAACTGAAATATCATATTCTCTTCTCAAGCAGgcttcaataatcttctcccaaagcttcatagtatggctaataagttttatgcctctacaGTTATTACAATCATGAATATCCCTTTGTTTTTGTAGATGGAGACAACAATAGTGCTCCTCCTCTACTTGTCTGGCATTCTCCTTGTACTCGTAATTTTGTTAAAGAGGTTGCTTAACCATGATACCCCACAAAATCCTAAACTCTTCCAAATTCCTAGCTCTCTAACGGTCATATTTTTATAGAAAAGAGATTGATGCCTGGTTGCATGGCCCCTACACCAACACGgggaccaatgagagcacataacatcaacatgaatgagattttttattgggaaaattgcaaaattatttaaaatgggGTTTTATTTTACCAAATTACTTATCCattcttttttgataaaattatagTCAAGAACTTTTAGGTTACTGTTGGCTTTAATTTTGTAACCGATAACAGATCTCAAGCCTTCCAGATCTTCCAGTTATGCTttgaaattttaggaaattCGAGGCTTACTATATAGGTAAAACGGCCTCTTCTCCATTGAATCTGAGATATCTCAAACTTTCAAACACTCACAGTAGAGAAACCTGTCACTAGATTTGCCGAAGTAATGCTATTTCTTATCCTTAGGATCGGTGGTGACAATAGTAGAGTTATCCAACATAGCTAACCTTGTCGTAAGTGACCGCATAGAATATCTAAATGTAAGTGAGAGAAACCCTAACTTcatcttcattctacttatcttaaaaccttttgattacAAGGTTGATTTCCATAGCTCCAACTTCGCATTAATCCATGCTTTTGTCTCATCTctcaaaataatatcatcagaaaaaagcatacaccaagtaATGTCTTTGGTCAAATCATCATAGATAAATTAAGTGCATACATAAAAGGGGTTCTGAtctttgatgtaacccaattgataatt from Macadamia integrifolia cultivar HAES 741 chromosome 11, SCU_Mint_v3, whole genome shotgun sequence encodes the following:
- the LOC122093833 gene encoding tRNA(His) guanylyltransferase 1-like — its product is MIVQEIQTPEKNILLLQQFGINYERQPVMFHSGSCVYRDKVRESIHDTEGRDLVQHSLKGSLVFGHQLLLPHEKVC